Proteins encoded within one genomic window of Actinoplanes octamycinicus:
- a CDS encoding PPOX class F420-dependent oxidoreductase, translating into MTFTDFEIAYLAEQRLGRLATLRPDGTLQNSPVGFRYNPATETIDIVGFRLAASHKFRNVAATGEVAFVVDDLYSTDPWRVRCLEIRGRAEAIEQPADSAYGTPEPIIRIRARRIISFGIDDPNRPPHELVPHNRTVSTAA; encoded by the coding sequence ATGACCTTCACCGACTTCGAGATCGCCTACCTGGCCGAGCAACGTCTCGGCCGCCTGGCCACCCTGCGCCCGGACGGCACCCTGCAGAACAGCCCGGTCGGCTTCCGCTACAACCCGGCCACCGAGACGATCGACATCGTCGGCTTCCGGCTCGCCGCGAGTCACAAGTTCCGGAACGTCGCCGCGACCGGTGAGGTGGCGTTCGTGGTGGACGACCTCTACTCCACCGACCCGTGGCGGGTGCGCTGCCTGGAGATCCGCGGCCGGGCCGAGGCGATCGAGCAGCCCGCCGACTCCGCGTACGGCACCCCGGAGCCGATCATCCGGATCCGGGCCCGCCGCATCATCAGTTTCGGCATCGACGATCCGAACCGCCCGCCGCACGAGCTGGTCCCGCACAACCGCACGGTCAGCACCGCGGCCTGA